The following proteins come from a genomic window of Meles meles chromosome 1, mMelMel3.1 paternal haplotype, whole genome shotgun sequence:
- the LORICRIN gene encoding loricrin: MQLPPPQHPLMAGPVMLSALLPGFHFSLDKMSHQKKQPTPLPPVGCGKTSGGGGGGGGGGCGFPSGGGSGCGGGGGFGGCGGGGSGGCGGGSSGESVKYSGGASSSGCGGYSGGGGGSGCGGYSGGSGGSGGCGGSSGGSVKYSGGGGSSGGGSGCFSSSGGGGSGCGGGSSGGGGGCFSSCGGGGGSSGGSSGCYSGGGGGGSGGGSGQEVQCQSYGSISSGGCGGGGSSGCGGGSSGGGYSSGCGGGSSGGGSGYFSQQTTQASCMPQQSYGGGSSGGSCGGGSSGGGGGCFSSGGGGGGGGSGSGCGGGSSGGGGGCFSSGGGGGGSGCGGGSSGGGGSSGGGKGVPICHQTQQKQAPTWPSK; this comes from the coding sequence ATGCAGCTGCCTCCTCCGCAGCATCCTCTTATGGCTGGTCCAGTGATGCTCTCTGCTCTCCTTCCAGGGTTCCATTTCTCCTTAGACAAGATGTCTCACCAGAAAAAGCAGCCCACCCCTCTACCCCCAGTCGGCTGCGGGAAGACCTCAGGCGGCGGAGGCGGCGGAGGTGGCGGCGGCTGTGGCTTCCCTAGCGGCGGTGGCTCGGGCTGCGGCGGCGGTGGTGGCTttggcggctgcggcggcggcggctccggcGGTTGCGGTGGCGGCAGCTCCGGCGAGAGCGTCAAATACTCCGGCGGCGCGAGCAGCTCTGGCTGCGGAGGCTACTCtggtggcggcggcggctccgGCTGCGGAGGCTACTCGGGTGGCAGCGGCGGCTCCGGAGGCTGCGGAGGAAGTTCCGGTGGGAGTGTCAAGTACTCGGGGGGTGGTGGCTCCTCTGGGGGTGGCAGTGGCTGCTTCTCCAGCTCCGGAGGTGGCGGCTCGGGCTGCGGGGGTGGCTCCTCCGGGGGCGGCGGTGGCTGCTTCTCcagctgcggcggcggcggcggctcctccGGCGGCAGCAGTGGCTGCTactccggcggcggcggcggcggcagcggcggcggctcGGGCCAAGAAGTGCAGTGCCAGAGCTACGGAAGCATCTCCAGCGGCGGCTGCGGGGGCGGCGGCAGTTCCGGCTGTGGCGGCGGCTCCTCCGGGGGCGGCTACAGCTCGGGCTGCGGCGGCGGCTCCTCCGGCGGCGGCTCCGGCTACTTCTCTCAGCAGACCACCCAGGCCTCGTGCATGCCTCAGCAGAGCTACGGAGGTGGATCCTCCGGAGGCAGCTGCGGCGGCGGCTCCTCTGGGGGCGGCGGTGGCTGCTTctccagcggcggcggcggcggcggcggcggctccggctccggctgCGGCGGGGGCTCCTCCGGGGGCGGCGGTGGCTGCTTCTCCAGTGGtgggggcggcggcggctccgGCTGCGGCGGTGGCTCCTCCGGGGGTGGCGGTTCCTCCGGGGGTGGCAAGGGCGTCCCAATCTGCCACCAGACCCAGCAGAAGCAGGCGCCTACCTGGCCAAGCAAATAA